In one Paraburkholderia azotifigens genomic region, the following are encoded:
- a CDS encoding branched-chain amino acid ABC transporter substrate-binding protein: MRFAKTLTPIAVAVGALLAVAPLASRADTVVKIGFAAPLTGPNANYGKDLQNGVKMALDDAKAQGVKINGQPVSFELLSQDDQADPRVGVQVAQKLVDQGVSVVVGHFNSGTTIPASDLYEKAGLPDIDPAATNPIISNRGFKNMFMVISSDAQNAGTAGAYAVTTTKAKRIAVIDDRTAFGQGEADEFVKAVKAHGGDIIDREYTTNQASDFKTQLTNLKAKNPDLIFVGALNPQAAGIMKQMNQLGIKAQFVGGGGVKDIDFIKLAGDVSEGAMAWEYGRPLDSTPVGAKFAERFKQKFGEDVLSYAPFGYDAAWTAIKAMQAANSTKPDDYRAKLQSISFDGITGHIEFNANGSLKNGSSTVYQVKNGQWVTVKTVSGL; this comes from the coding sequence ATGCGTTTTGCAAAGACTCTCACCCCGATCGCGGTTGCAGTTGGAGCACTTCTCGCTGTTGCACCACTCGCCTCTCGCGCGGACACAGTCGTAAAGATCGGCTTTGCCGCGCCGCTCACGGGGCCCAACGCCAATTACGGCAAAGACCTGCAGAACGGCGTCAAGATGGCGCTCGACGACGCCAAGGCACAAGGCGTCAAGATCAACGGTCAGCCCGTCTCGTTCGAACTCCTCTCGCAGGACGATCAGGCCGACCCGCGCGTCGGCGTGCAGGTCGCGCAAAAGCTGGTCGACCAGGGCGTTTCGGTCGTTGTCGGCCACTTCAACTCGGGCACGACGATCCCCGCTTCGGATCTCTACGAAAAGGCAGGTCTGCCCGACATCGACCCCGCCGCGACCAACCCGATCATCAGCAACCGCGGCTTCAAGAACATGTTCATGGTGATCTCGAGCGACGCGCAAAACGCGGGCACGGCGGGCGCCTACGCGGTCACGACGACGAAGGCCAAGCGCATCGCCGTGATCGACGACCGGACAGCGTTCGGCCAGGGCGAAGCCGACGAATTCGTGAAGGCGGTCAAGGCGCATGGCGGCGACATCATCGACCGCGAATACACGACCAACCAGGCGTCCGACTTCAAGACGCAGCTCACCAATCTCAAGGCCAAGAACCCCGATCTGATTTTCGTGGGCGCGCTCAATCCGCAGGCGGCCGGCATCATGAAGCAGATGAACCAGCTCGGCATCAAGGCGCAATTCGTGGGCGGCGGCGGCGTGAAGGACATCGACTTCATCAAGCTCGCGGGCGACGTGTCCGAAGGCGCAATGGCCTGGGAATATGGCCGTCCCCTCGACAGCACGCCCGTCGGCGCGAAGTTCGCCGAACGCTTCAAGCAGAAGTTCGGCGAGGATGTGCTTTCGTACGCGCCGTTCGGCTATGACGCGGCGTGGACGGCCATCAAGGCGATGCAGGCGGCCAATTCGACGAAGCCCGACGACTACCGCGCGAAGCTGCAAAGCATCAGCTTCGACGGCATCACGGGCCATATCGAGTTCAACGCGAACGGCTCGCTGAAGAACGGCTCGTCCACGGTCTATCAGGTAAAGAACGGCCAGTGGGTGACCGTCAAGACAGTCAGCGGCCTCTGA
- a CDS encoding NAD-dependent epimerase/dehydratase family protein translates to MTKKIALSGAGGQLGRFLRAALNGRGVNLRSAAGSRALEPMFDGEDVMHGDLRDPAVVDRLMQGVDVLIHMAGTSVERPLPEIIENNLRGLVEVYEGARRHGVRRIIFASSNHAIGMYPVEDKLTLDCAFRPDGFYGLSKAWGESLARMYWDKHGIESVCIRIGSCIEKPTEFRHLSTWLGHDDFLHLIDRCIQVPELGFQVVWGVSNNTRSYWDNSAAAPLGYQPKQNSEDYAGEILKQANPLDPVAQRFQGGSFVTIDYTPPEKRGGRD, encoded by the coding sequence ATGACGAAAAAGATTGCGTTGAGCGGTGCGGGCGGTCAGCTTGGCCGCTTCCTGCGTGCCGCGCTGAACGGGCGCGGCGTGAACCTGCGTTCCGCCGCGGGCTCGCGTGCACTGGAACCGATGTTCGATGGCGAAGACGTGATGCACGGCGACCTGCGCGATCCCGCGGTGGTGGACCGGCTGATGCAAGGCGTCGACGTGCTGATTCATATGGCGGGCACGAGCGTCGAACGGCCGCTGCCCGAAATCATCGAGAACAATCTGCGCGGCCTCGTCGAGGTGTATGAAGGCGCGCGGCGGCATGGCGTGCGCCGCATCATCTTCGCGAGTTCGAATCACGCTATCGGCATGTATCCCGTCGAAGACAAACTCACGCTTGACTGCGCGTTCCGCCCCGATGGCTTCTACGGGCTCAGCAAGGCGTGGGGCGAATCGCTCGCGCGCATGTACTGGGACAAGCATGGCATCGAGAGCGTGTGCATCCGCATCGGCAGCTGCATCGAAAAGCCGACCGAGTTCCGTCATCTGAGCACATGGCTCGGCCATGACGATTTCCTGCATCTGATCGACCGCTGCATCCAGGTGCCTGAACTGGGATTTCAGGTGGTCTGGGGCGTGTCGAACAACACGCGCAGCTATTGGGACAACTCCGCAGCGGCACCGCTCGGCTATCAGCCGAAGCAGAACTCCGAAGACTATGCGGGTGAAATTCTCAAGCAAGCCAATCCGCTCGATCCCGTCGCTCAGCGTTTTCAGGGCGGCAGCTTCGTGACGATCGACTACACGCCGCCTGAGAAGCGCGGTGGCCGTGACTGA
- a CDS encoding porin, with protein sequence MEKKQFSGATAALVIGASLATAAPAFAQNSVTLYGIVDNGIGYQSSSTSLGSTANGHSAVKMVTGVWAGSRFGLKGAEDLGGGTKAIFTLEEGFSANSGAMSTNNLMFSRQAFVGVTNDAYGSLTAGRQYASYYQLLSPYSPTTWLTGFYGAHAGDVDGLDTIYRANNTLLYMSPKLYGFKFSGSYSFAGVPGSAYQGSTWSTAVQYAQGPIGIAVGFSKINNSNVNGGAFGTDSATSNAGAQAGISAVTNGYQSARAQQRFAVGAGYTFNSQFDITATYSNVQYIPGVGSGFHDLSIWNSGGIVLHWKPTAAWDFATGYAYTRATKANGISSNASYSQVNLSEYYSLSKRTGIYALQAYQRANGQTLAPNATGGGTHIINATATIGDGFNSTPSSSRSMVGVGAGIIHRF encoded by the coding sequence ATGGAGAAGAAGCAATTTTCTGGCGCCACAGCGGCACTCGTGATCGGCGCGTCGCTGGCAACGGCGGCGCCTGCCTTCGCGCAGAACAGCGTGACGCTGTACGGCATCGTCGATAACGGCATCGGTTATCAGTCGAGTTCGACGTCGCTCGGTTCGACCGCAAACGGCCACTCGGCAGTCAAGATGGTCACGGGCGTGTGGGCAGGCAGCCGCTTCGGCTTGAAGGGCGCGGAAGACCTCGGTGGCGGCACCAAGGCGATCTTCACGCTGGAAGAGGGCTTCAGCGCGAACAGCGGCGCAATGTCGACGAACAACCTGATGTTCAGCCGCCAGGCGTTCGTCGGCGTGACGAACGACGCATACGGTTCGCTGACGGCGGGCCGCCAGTACGCGTCGTACTACCAGCTGCTCTCGCCGTACAGCCCGACCACCTGGCTCACGGGCTTCTACGGCGCGCACGCGGGCGACGTCGACGGTCTCGATACGATCTACCGCGCGAACAACACGCTGCTGTACATGTCGCCGAAGCTCTACGGCTTCAAGTTCAGCGGCTCGTATTCGTTTGCGGGCGTGCCGGGCAGCGCATATCAGGGTTCGACGTGGAGCACGGCGGTGCAGTACGCGCAGGGCCCGATCGGCATCGCGGTCGGCTTCTCGAAGATCAACAACTCGAACGTGAACGGCGGCGCTTTCGGCACCGATTCGGCGACCTCGAACGCGGGTGCGCAGGCGGGTATCTCGGCCGTGACCAACGGCTACCAGTCGGCACGCGCGCAGCAGCGCTTCGCGGTCGGCGCGGGCTACACGTTCAACAGCCAGTTCGACATCACGGCGACGTACTCGAACGTGCAGTACATTCCGGGCGTCGGCTCGGGCTTCCACGATCTGTCGATCTGGAATTCGGGCGGCATCGTGCTGCACTGGAAGCCGACGGCGGCATGGGACTTCGCGACGGGCTACGCGTACACGCGCGCGACGAAGGCCAACGGCATCTCGAGCAACGCGTCGTACTCGCAGGTCAACCTGTCCGAGTACTACTCGCTGTCCAAGCGTACGGGCATCTACGCGCTGCAGGCGTATCAGCGCGCGAACGGCCAGACGCTGGCGCCGAACGCGACGGGCGGCGGCACGCACATCATCAACGCAACGGCAACGATCGGCGATGGCTTCAACTCGACGCCTTCGTCGTCGCGCAGCATGGTGGGCGTCGGTGCGGGCATTATTCACCGGTTCTAA
- a CDS encoding sensor histidine kinase: protein MRAPSAVSSSSFEAARAEASRASKPKRRADYVRRTRSRSVLCLPMVRQGELVGVLYLESNLAPCVFTSDRVALLQLLASQAAISLDNAALYTDLQRSEHRYRQLFSETPVGLWQTEAQTLVAMLTSLRQHGVQDLSQYIDDHPEWLTSAYEGLVLEDANHYAMQMFGARDGRELLGPLSWVWRANPGTFRRAVTSRYNGEELFQETTKLPTLDGRVIDVLFTVARPRKNDDQGMAVISLVDLTERIRAQDMLQRVQADFAHAARISMLGELAASIAHELKQPLAAINMSGQAVLRWLNRPVPNLDEARATGERIMVDAERAVNIIQRIHGMAARDTPQHTLVSLADLIDEALGFLDHELQLHSVAVTRAYAAGAQHVLADRVQLQQVIVNLTVNAMQAITQAQSARREITIRVDMQDAATLCCAVEDSGPGIAPEHLDSLFESFFTTRESGMGMGLPICRSIIEAHGGRIPADNKSVHGGARFGLTLPMASGIR from the coding sequence ATGCGGGCGCCGAGCGCGGTCTCCTCATCCTCGTTCGAGGCGGCGCGCGCGGAGGCGAGCCGTGCATCGAAGCCGAAGCGACGAGCCGACTATGTGCGGCGCACGCGGTCGCGGTCCGTGTTGTGCCTGCCCATGGTCAGGCAGGGGGAGCTTGTCGGCGTCCTGTATCTGGAGAGCAACCTCGCGCCGTGCGTCTTCACATCGGACCGCGTCGCGCTGCTGCAACTGCTGGCTTCGCAAGCCGCCATTTCACTGGACAACGCCGCGCTCTATACCGACCTGCAGCGCAGCGAGCATCGCTACCGGCAGCTCTTCAGCGAAACGCCCGTCGGCCTGTGGCAAACGGAGGCACAGACGCTGGTCGCGATGTTGACGTCGTTGCGGCAACACGGTGTGCAGGATCTGTCGCAATACATCGACGACCATCCCGAGTGGCTCACCAGTGCATACGAAGGACTCGTGCTCGAAGACGCCAACCATTACGCGATGCAGATGTTCGGTGCGCGCGACGGGCGCGAGCTGCTCGGCCCGTTGTCGTGGGTCTGGCGAGCGAATCCCGGCACATTCCGGCGCGCTGTGACAAGCCGGTATAACGGCGAAGAACTGTTTCAGGAAACGACGAAGCTGCCCACACTCGACGGCCGGGTCATCGATGTGCTCTTCACCGTTGCGCGTCCGCGCAAGAACGACGATCAGGGCATGGCCGTCATCAGTCTCGTCGATCTGACCGAGCGGATTCGCGCGCAGGACATGCTTCAGCGGGTGCAGGCGGATTTCGCCCATGCTGCGCGTATTTCGATGCTCGGCGAGCTGGCGGCGTCGATCGCGCACGAACTGAAGCAGCCGCTCGCCGCGATCAATATGAGCGGCCAGGCCGTACTGCGCTGGCTCAACCGGCCTGTGCCGAACCTCGACGAAGCGCGCGCCACGGGCGAGCGGATCATGGTCGACGCCGAGCGTGCCGTGAACATCATTCAGCGCATCCATGGGATGGCGGCTCGCGACACGCCCCAACACACGCTCGTATCGCTTGCGGACCTCATCGACGAGGCGCTTGGCTTCCTCGATCACGAACTTCAGTTGCACAGCGTCGCGGTGACGCGCGCGTATGCGGCGGGCGCGCAGCACGTGCTTGCCGACCGCGTCCAGTTGCAGCAGGTGATCGTCAACCTCACCGTCAATGCGATGCAGGCGATCACGCAAGCGCAAAGTGCGCGGCGCGAGATCACCATTCGGGTTGACATGCAGGATGCCGCCACGCTGTGCTGCGCGGTGGAGGACAGTGGACCGGGCATTGCCCCCGAACATCTCGACAGCCTGTTCGAAAGCTTCTTCACGACCAGGGAAAGCGGCATGGGCATGGGCCTGCCCATCTGCCGCTCGATCATCGAGGCCCACGGCGGGCGCATCCCGGCTGACAACAAATCGGTTCATGGCGGCGCGCGGTTCGGCCTCACGCTGCCGATGGCCAGCGGCATCCGATGA
- a CDS encoding DUF4410 domain-containing protein: MFAALNSVRGKTIRSASAALAFSAMLLSGCAAASVTNTAQYSTLTQANPQNVYVYTFASNPESVKLDNSGLVHKLGASFSGSSQAAQQTQEAAEASDALTDEVVAKLQAMGMHAIRTDAPPPADQNVLIVEGAVGSIDAGNHRRRTLIGLGAGKSEVTAHVQVLYKPAGGMPQLVQTFDADANSGHMPGVAETAGVGAAVGHVATSAAVGGALHVGSEHKNDTVTSDSKKLADSVAKQVAQIGVAQGWVSGDLVK; the protein is encoded by the coding sequence ATGTTTGCAGCTCTCAATTCCGTTCGTGGCAAGACCATCCGCAGCGCTTCCGCCGCACTCGCATTCAGCGCAATGCTGCTGAGCGGCTGCGCGGCAGCCAGCGTCACGAACACGGCTCAATACTCGACGCTCACGCAGGCGAATCCGCAGAACGTCTACGTGTACACGTTCGCGAGCAACCCGGAGTCCGTGAAGCTCGACAACAGCGGCCTCGTGCACAAGCTGGGCGCGAGCTTCTCCGGTTCGTCGCAGGCCGCGCAACAGACGCAGGAAGCGGCCGAAGCCAGCGACGCGCTGACGGATGAGGTAGTGGCGAAGCTGCAAGCGATGGGCATGCATGCGATCCGCACCGATGCGCCGCCCCCTGCCGACCAGAACGTGCTGATCGTCGAAGGCGCGGTGGGTTCGATCGACGCGGGCAACCATCGCCGCCGCACGCTGATCGGCCTCGGCGCGGGCAAGAGCGAGGTGACGGCGCACGTGCAGGTGCTGTACAAGCCGGCGGGCGGCATGCCGCAGCTGGTGCAGACCTTCGACGCCGACGCGAACAGCGGCCATATGCCAGGCGTCGCGGAAACGGCGGGCGTCGGCGCGGCGGTCGGACATGTCGCGACATCGGCGGCCGTCGGCGGCGCGCTGCATGTCGGCTCGGAGCACAAGAACGACACCGTGACGAGCGACTCGAAGAAGCTGGCCGACTCGGTGGCGAAACAGGTTGCGCAGATCGGCGTCGCGCAAGG
- a CDS encoding MFS transporter: MQRHTIKGLRWWIIGLIMLGTIFNYLARSSLSVAAPTLTDKLHMTTQQYSYVVAAFQGAYTVMQPIAGYILDFVGLKIGFAIFAIAWAASNMLHGLATGWTSLAFFRGLLGMSEAAIFPAGMKAISQWFPAKERSIATGWLNTGTSVGAMLAPPLVVYCILTFNWQMAFVVTGGSALIWVALWLVFFRKPEDHPNLSTDERQYILSGQERRAQDATTRPSWRHVLSTRRFWGIAIPRFLAEPAWQTFNFWIPLYLFSVRHMNLKEIALFGWMPFLAADLGCVVGGYLAPFFIRRFDASLITSRKLVIICGAVLMIGPACIGLASSPYVAIALFCIGAFAHQSISGALFTLASDVFGQHEVATATGFSGMFGWLGGMIFSLIVGALAATLGYNPLFVCLMLFDVIGAIVAWKLITHGETSTQARAAVPLEFAGRQTPGR, encoded by the coding sequence ATGCAACGCCACACGATCAAAGGACTACGCTGGTGGATCATCGGGCTCATCATGCTCGGGACCATCTTCAACTATCTCGCGCGCAGTTCGCTGTCCGTCGCCGCACCGACGCTGACCGACAAGCTGCACATGACGACCCAGCAATACTCGTATGTCGTCGCCGCCTTCCAGGGCGCCTATACGGTAATGCAGCCCATCGCAGGCTATATCCTCGACTTCGTCGGCCTCAAGATCGGCTTTGCGATCTTCGCCATCGCGTGGGCCGCGTCGAACATGCTGCACGGCCTCGCCACCGGCTGGACCTCGCTCGCATTCTTCCGCGGCCTGCTCGGCATGAGCGAAGCTGCGATTTTCCCGGCGGGCATGAAGGCAATCAGCCAATGGTTTCCGGCGAAGGAGCGTTCGATCGCGACGGGCTGGCTGAACACGGGCACCTCGGTCGGCGCGATGCTCGCGCCGCCGCTCGTCGTGTACTGCATTCTCACCTTCAACTGGCAGATGGCCTTCGTCGTGACGGGCGGCTCGGCGCTGATCTGGGTCGCACTGTGGCTCGTGTTCTTTCGCAAGCCTGAAGATCATCCGAATCTGTCGACAGACGAGCGTCAATATATCCTCTCCGGCCAGGAGCGCCGCGCGCAGGATGCGACGACGCGTCCGTCGTGGCGACACGTGCTGTCGACGCGCCGTTTCTGGGGCATCGCGATACCGCGTTTTCTCGCCGAGCCGGCGTGGCAGACCTTCAACTTCTGGATTCCCCTCTATCTGTTCAGCGTGCGTCACATGAACCTGAAAGAGATCGCGCTGTTCGGCTGGATGCCGTTCCTGGCCGCGGACCTCGGCTGCGTCGTCGGCGGCTACCTCGCGCCCTTCTTCATTCGCCGCTTCGACGCGTCGCTGATCACGTCGCGCAAGCTGGTCATCATTTGCGGCGCGGTGCTGATGATCGGCCCAGCATGTATCGGGCTCGCATCCAGCCCATATGTCGCGATCGCGCTGTTCTGCATCGGCGCGTTCGCACACCAGTCGATTTCGGGCGCGCTGTTCACGCTCGCTTCCGACGTCTTCGGCCAGCACGAGGTGGCCACGGCTACCGGCTTCTCGGGCATGTTCGGCTGGCTGGGCGGCATGATCTTCTCGTTGATCGTCGGCGCGTTGGCGGCTACTCTCGGCTATAACCCGCTGTTCGTCTGCCTGATGCTGTTCGACGTGATCGGCGCGATCGTCGCCTGGAAGCTCATCACCCATGGCGAGACCTCCACGCAGGCCCGCGCTGCCGTGCCCCTGGAATTCGCCGGACGGCAGACGCCGGGCCGTTGA